The Cyclobacterium amurskyense genome contains the following window.
AGAGGCAGTAGAAAGGGTGTTGATTTTTCCTGAATCTGTGTCAAACTCCATAAGGTGAATGCCCTGTTCCGGAGAGTTAGTATAGGTACCAAGTAAAAACCTATGCTTAAGAGGGGTTTCTTTTGCTTTCATTTCCACTTTTTCTTTAGAGGCTGTACCACAAGCAAGGCACAATATCAATAAACTAATATTAATTAGATTTTTCATTTTCTTTTTTGTCTTCGATTTCGTCAATTCCACTTGCCAATCCGTGTGTTTTTGGGTGGTATTTGCCTTTAAGGTCATCTACCTTTGATTTGGACCAAAGCTTTACCCCAGAAAAATAGGAAGCCCTACCAATCATATGGGCGCCAACTGGTGCCGTTAACAATATAAAAGTGATGATGGCCAACACTCTTGAGGTAATTCCAATTTCATTGAAATAGATTGCAGCTGAAATTAATAACAAACCAATTCCTAAAGTAGCCGCTTTAGTGGTTACTGAAATCCGCAAATAAAGATCAGGCATTCTGATTAGTCCAACGGCTGCAAGTAGTATGAAAAGAGCTCCTAGAGAACTCAAAAATAGGATCAGGTATTCATTCATTTTTCTCTCTTTTATCTAAATAATAAGAAAATGCAACGGTGCCTAAAAAGGCGATCAAGGCCATGATCATGGCAATGTCTAGAAAGGCTGGCTGATCAGTATAAATACTGTAAATAGTAATTATTCCAATCCCCGTGGTAAGCAATAGATCAAGTGCTACAACCCTGTCAGAAAGTGTAGGGCCAATGAGGAACCTGATAAATATTAGCAAGGTGGAAATGGCCAGTACAGGTAGTATTATATAATATAGGAAGTCGTATACACTCATCTCAAAATCTCCAAAAGTTTACGTTCAAATCCATTCTTAATATCAGCAATAAATGCTTCTTTATTTTTCACGTACATGGCATGTACATATAGTACTTTTCTATCGTCAGAAACATCCAAGCTTAAAGTACCAGGAGTTAGGGTTATTAGATTGGCCAACAAGGTGATCTCTACATCCGTCTTGGCATCCAAAGGTATCTTTACTATCCCCGGTTTCATAAAATAGCTGGGTGTACTCACATCATAGGCTACCTGTAAATTGGCTTTGATCAATTCATACAGGAAGAAGAAGATAAAGGCTATAAGCTTTGGTCCTCTTGAGAGGTATCTATTGTTTTGTTCATCTCTGGATATGAGCCACAGTAGAAAAAAGCTCAATGTGAAACCAAAGACGAAATTCACAAAGGAGAATGTACCTGTTACTGCCAGCCAGATAAAGGAAAGCAATAGGTTACTAAGAAACCTGGTTTTTATCATTTTTCTATTGAATTAATTGCCCAAAACTGCATGAATATATAAGGTAGGGTCCATTAGGTTCTCAGCGATTTTAATAGATAATCGCATGACCCATTCTGCTCCAAAACCTATTCCTAACGATATTATAGAAAGAAAAAACACCGACCCAATCATAGCTCTTCTCTTTAGTGGTTTTAGGGCATTGAAATACTTGATGTGCTTTTTCTCTGGTAACTCAGGCCCATCTTTCCAAAATACCTCTGACCACATTCTTGCGATTACAAATAAGGTAAGGAAACTTCCTAAGATTATGAAAGCGACAACTAAAATATTTGATTGGTCCAGAGCTCCCTGAATGAGAAGTAACTTGCCCCAAAAGCCAGACAATGGAGGAATACCTACTAAAGAGAAAAGAGGTACAGCCATCAGTAGACTTAGTTTAGGATGTTCTTTATAAAAACCACCAAGTAAACGCATAGAATAGGTGCCCTTGAATTTAAAGATTAGCCCACTTACCATAAAGAGATTCGTTTTCACAATAATGTCATGTACCAGATAGAATATGGTACCTGCAATGGCGAGAGAGCTATAGACTCCTAAACCTGCAAGCATAAAACCAATGTGGCAAATGATAAGGTAGCTAAATATTTTTCTAATGTTATTCTGAATCAATGCGCCTATACCTCCTGATAGGATGGTAAAAATAGCAAGCACCATGATCACCGTAGAAAGGAAAGTGTCAGGTACAAAAATCAAGGTAAAAACCCTTAGCATGGCATAAACACCCACTTTGGTAAGTAGTCCACCAAATATGGCAGAGATGGCTGGCGGTGGGGTATGGTAGGAAGCAGGTAACCAAAAATAGAGTGGAAATACTGCTGATTTAATTCCAAAGCCTACTAAGAAGAGGATGGCTGTTACATTTACCAATCCTCTATTTTCTATCTCAGCCACGCGAAGTGAAAGGTCGGCCATATTTAAACTTCCCGTCAAACCGTACAGTATGGCTATGGCTGTAAGAAATATAACAGAAGCCAATAAGTTCATGGTGACATACTTTATGGCACCTTCTATTTGGGCTTTTTCTCCCCCTATGGTCAATAGAACAAAAGAAGAGATAATGATGATTTCAAACCAAACATAAAGATTAAATAGATCACCAGTCAAAAAGGCCCCACTCAATCCCATAATTAGTAAGTGGAAAATAGGGAAATAGCCGAATTTGATACGGGCGTTTCTTACACTTCCTACCGAATACACGCTGACAGCAAGCCCTGCAATGGCTGTTAGTAAGACTAGAAGGGCACTAAAAGAATCGGCCACAAAAGTGATCCCAAAAGGTGCGGCCCATCCACCTGCTTGCATGATTTGAATGCCTTCATTGTCCACTTTTATCAGTAGCAACAGGCTGATTATTAGTGCTATTATGGATCCGGTTACAGAGATCAGCTTTTGAATGTTTTTGCTGCTCCATGAAAACATCAGCAAAATGGCTATTAAAAGCTGGAAAATTACCGGTAAAACAATATACGGGTTGTTCATAGGTCTTCGTCGGTTGCGTTCATTTCGTCCAGATCATCTGTTTTGACCACTTTATAGGCACGTTTGATTAGTATAATGGCAAAGGCTTGAAGGCCGAAACTAATTACTATGGCGGTAAGGATTAGTGCCTGAGGTACAGGGTCTGCATAAATTTCTCCCAACATCTTTTCTGAGGAGGCTATAATAGGGGGCTTTCCTTTAACTATTTTTCCTAATAAGAATATCAATAAATTGGCTCCATTACCGAGTAAGATCAGTCCGATAATTAACTTTACCAAACTTCTTCTCAGCATCATATAGATACCAGCGGCATACAAGAGCCCTATTATAATGACCAATAAAATTTCCATATTATAAACCTTCTGATATGGTGAAAATAATGGTGAGGGTGACACCAATAACTACCAAGTAAACGCCAGTGTCAAAAAACAAGGCGGTACCAACTGATCCTATTACAGGTACAGCATTCTCCATCCAAAGACCAGTCATAAACGCTTCCCCAAAGAACAGGGGCAAGGCACCAGAAGCCAAAGCCAAAAGTAATCCAACAGGCATTAAGAAACCTGGATGAATAGACATGATGTTTTTTGTTTTTTCTATTCCATTGGCGAATGAATGGATGACGAAAGCGATAGAGGCCATCAAGCCTCCCACAAAGCCACCTCCTGGTAAATAATGTCCACGCAATAATATAAAGATGGAAAAGAGTAATAATAGCGGCAGCAGGTATACCGAGGCCGTCTTGAATATGATGGTTTTCATAATTATTCTTTTTCAGTACTTTTTAGATGGAGTTTTAAAAGGCCAAATACACCGATGGCTGCAATCGCCAATACAGTGATTTCTACAATGGTATCAAAGCCCCTGAAATCAACAAGGATTACATTGACTACATTTTTACCTTTTCCAAGAATATAAGCATTCTTTGCATAGTATTCACTGATTTCCTTGGTGACAGATTCGTTCATGACTTCTAAGGTCAATACACTGATCAAGGCACCAAATACAAGGGCCAACAATCCATCCCTTATTTTATCATTGTTATCCGACAATACAAGGTACCTAGGTAGATTGTATAAAACCAATACAAATAGAATCACTGTCAAGGTGTCTATAGAGAATTGGGTCATGGCCAAATCCGGTGCAGAGTAGAATAAAAATATCATGCAAAAGGAATAACCTACCACACCCAAAGAGGCAACTGCAGTAAGTCTAGATTTGGAAAAGACAGTAAAGAATATTGCTGAGGCCATGATAATGATTACAATGGCTTCATATAGGGTGACCTCTGTAAGTTTGGCAGTATCTACATACAATTCCACACCTGTGAAGAAACGGTAGCCCAGTAAAATGGTCAAAAAGGAAAGAATGGTAATTAAATAATACCTTAAATAGCCATTTTGAAAGAACTTTGTCCATTGCCTGCTTAACAAAACAAAGCTGTTAGACAGGCCAACGATAATCGATTGAGGAGAAATCTTCTCAAACCTTGTAACCTTGGATAGCAAGCCTTCAGAAGGTTTTAATAAGAAATACAAAGCAGTACCCGAACCTATGGTAATGGCACTCAATAACAGAATCAGGTTAATGCCATGCCAAAGTTTCAAATGAAAATCAGGCGTGGCTCCTGTAATAGATTGAACTACAGGTTTTATTATGCTTCCTTCAATTAAACCTGGGGCCAGGCCAAACAAGATTCCTAAAACACCAAGTAATAAAGGAGGAATGTACATGGCAGGACCAGGTAGGTGAAGTTTTTTGAATTCTTCAGGCAATTTTCCTACAAAAGGTTTTATCCCAGCTAAAAAACCTGCAAATAACAAGGCTGCATTGGTGAAGACAGCCAATCCCGTAAGTAACCAAGCTATATCACCCATGCCTAGTGTAGCGTCATAAATTAAATCTTTTCCAACAAAACCGAAGGAAGGGGGGATTCCTGCATTAGAGATAGCTGCTAACATGGCTGCAATCCCCACAGGTAGCATTACTTTATTTAAACCTCCAAGTTTGCGTATGTCTCGGGTGCCAGTTTCATGATCAATAATTCCTGTGACAAGAAAAAGTGTCGCCTTATATAAGGCATGGACTAAAATGAAAACTGAAGCCGCCAATAAGGCCTCTTTTGTGCCAAGGCCTATTAAAAAAACCAATATTCCTAGAGCTGAGATGGTTGAATAGGCTAGGATTCCTTTCAGATCCAACCTGAACAAGGCATGGATGGCTGCATAAGTCATGGTAAGCGCACCAACTATTATAAGTGTACTGTTCCACCATTCATGGTTTCCCAATACTGGTGTAAACCTTGCCAATAAATAGATTCCTGCTTTCACCATCGTCGCAGAATGGAGGTAAGTAGATACAGGGGTAGGGGCTTTCATTGCGCCAGGCAACCAGAAATGAAATGGAAATTGAGCGGATTTGGTAAATGCTGCAATAAATAAGAACAGCAATACCCACCCATAAAGGTCATTGGATTGAATAGATTCAGCCAAAGGAGCAAGGGCAGATATTTGATATTCACCCGTAATTTGACCCAAGCCGACCATTGCGGCCATCAAAAACAAACCACCAAAGCCCGTTACAGCCAATGCTGTGATCGCTGATTTCCTAGAAGCAGGGTTGTCATTATTGAAACCTATCAAGAAGAAGGAACTGATACTAGTAAGTTCCCAAAAGATAAAAAGAGTGTAGATATTATCAGACAGGACCAATCCAAGCATGGAAGCCATAAACATGGCCAGGTAGGCATAGAATCTGTCTAGATATTGATGGCCTTTTAGGTAGGAGGAAGTGTATATAAATACAAGGGTTCCGATTCCACTGATCAGTAAAACGAAAAGGTAGGACAATCCATCAAGGTTAAAATCAAGGTTCACCCCTATGGAGGGCACCCATTGATAACTGACCTTTAAAGTCTCCCCAGCCAGTATTAAGGGTAATTTTGAAAGGAAAAACCCAAAGATGGAAAATGGCAGAATGGCAACCCAAATGGTAGATTTAGGCTTCATCCAGCCCATTATCAGTGGGATTACTAAAGCCAAAATAAATCCCGAAATTACAGCAATCAACATCAGCGATTATTTAACGAGTTTGTTTAACGAAAGCCTAAAATACGAAAAATAATGTGATAAGACAGGTCTAATATAATCGTTTCCATTAATGGTTAGTTGATAAACCTAATAAGGCACTGATTGTAAGCAAAATATAATAAATGAGGTAATTAGTAGAGAAATTATACCGGAGTTTTGATGAAATAACTCAAAAAAATGTGCATTTTTGAGTTATTGCAAAGAATAAATATAACCTTTTCAACCATGGCTAACATCTACGAGACTGAAGTCGCAAAGCGTTTCACGATTTATAACAGTCTGTTTTTAGACCTGCCCTTTGACCAAATATATAGAACAGGCACATTGTTGCCGATCTTATCTGAGGCATGCCAAAGTGGGTTTCAAGAAAATAAAACGCCAAAGGAAATTATCCGCCAATTCTTTGAAGAATTAATGGCCGATAAACCTGAAGAAGAAAGGCATGATCTTCTTTTTAAAATGGTACAATACATCGAACGTCAGGTAGTGTTATTTGACTCGATAGAAGATGCCTCCTTCGAAAAATTCAATGACATCAAAGGTAAAGGTACCATGACGGCATTGATTGCCAGAGCGGAGAATGACCATAAAAAGGAAGAACTCATAGAAAAGTTGAAGAACTTTTCTGTTCGACTGACACTTACGGCACACCCAACGCAATTTTATCCTGGGAATGTTCTGGCGATTATCACTGATCTGGAGCAAGCAATAAGGAAAAATGACCTTGGTGATGTGGATCTTTTGCTTCGCCAATTGGGTAAAACAGCTTTCATTAACAAAGAGAAGCCTTCTCCTTATGAAGAGGCTGTAAGTTTAACCTGGTTTTTGGAGTATGTGTTTTATCCGAGCATATCGGATATCATGATCAGAATCCTCAACCAACTGAATATTCCGCTACATGATTGGGAGAATCCCAATTTGCTAAAAGTGGGTTTTTGGCCAGGTGGTGACAGGGATGGTAATCCTTTCGTTACTCATGAAATCACTAAAAAGGTTTCTGACAAGCTACAAAACAGCATTCTTAAGTGTTACTATAGAGATATACGTAAGGTAAGAAGAAGATTAACCTTTCATAATGTTGAAAGTCATCTTATTAAAGCAGAAAAAGGTATATACAATACTTTATTCAGTGGAGAGGGTGAGGTTTTCCATTCTAAAGATGAATTACTAGCTGTTTTATATGAGGCTAGAAAAGGCATAATAGAAGAGCATGGTGGCTTGTCACTTGAATTGCTGGATGAGTTCATTCTTAAAGTGAGGGTATTTGGGTTCCATTTTGCCAGCATGGACGTGAGGCAAGACAGTAGGAAACACGATGCCCTTTGGGATGAGATTTTAGAGAAAAGTGAAGGAGAGGCTGCTTTGGAGGTTTACCATCAAGGGGATGAGGAGGCGAAAATCCAAAAAATCCTTTCTGTTGATAAGTTGCCAGAAATCAATTCTCTGGAAGATCCATTTCATAGAGAAATGCTGGAGAGCATTTCCTCTATAGCCTACATTCAGAAAAACAATGGACCTATGGGTTGCCACAGGTACATTATTTCCAATAACCAGTCTGTACTGCATGTTTTGGAGGTCTATCAGTTAAATAAATTACTACTTGCAAATGGTGGTGATTTGTTCCTTGATATTGTGCCTTTATTTGAAACCATTGACGATTTGGCTGCTGCACACAGCGTTATGTCATCTCTTTATAACAATAAAACTTACAGAGACCACCTTCGTAAGCGAGGAAACAAGCAATCGATTATGTTGGGCTTTTCTGATGGAACCAAAGATGGTGGTTACATCAGGGCCAACTGGTCTATATTAAGGGCTAAGGAAGAGCTTACCAAAGTGGCAAGAGAGGAAGGGATAGATGTAGTCTTCTTTGATGGGAGAGGTGGACCGCCTGCAAGGGGTGGGGGAAACACTCATAACTTCTATGCTTCTCTCGGACCCAATGTGGAAAACCGTGAAATCCAGATTACCATACAAGGACAGACCATTAGTGCCAATTATGGCAAGCCAGTTAGTTGCTCTTATAATTTAGAACAATTACTTAGTGCTGGCATGGAAAGTCATTTGTATCCTTCAAGCGAAAACAGTTTGACTGATAAGCAAAAGTCGCTTATCGATGAGATGGCCGATATCAGTTATAATGCTTATAAAGAGCTTAAGAACCACGAACAATTTGTACCGTATTTGGAAAAAGTTACTCCATTGAAATTCTTTGGAATGACCAATATAGGATCCAGACCGGTAAAAAGAAGCAAAGGCGGTAGCATGAAATTTGAGGATTTGAGAGCCATACCTTTTGTAGGCGCTTGGGCCCAAATGAAGCAAAATATTCCAGGTTTCTTTGGCGTGGGTAAAGCCATAGAAGAGTTGGAAAAACAAGGCAGGTTAGGAGAGGTGCAGCAGTTATACAAAGATTCTTTGTTTTTCCGCTCACTATTGGGGAATTCCATGCAATCCCTTGCCAAGTCCTTTTATCCAGCAACAGCTTACCTCAAAGATGATCCACAATTCGGAGGTTTCTGGGAGTTGATGTACGGTGAGTACCAAAGATCTTATGATAAGATTCTTAGTGTGGCCGGTATGAGCACCTTGCTAGAGGACAGTCCATTGAGTAAAGAATCCATTGCCATCAGGGAAAGGATTGTTTTACCATTGATCACTATACAGCAGTATGCTATCCAGACCATATTAGAAAAAGGAAAAGAAGATACCGCCTTACAAAAGTTAATCCTAAGAACCATGTTTGGAATCATTAATGCCGCAAGAAATGCTGCTTAATACAAAATAGAAACGTTTCTAATGCTAATATAAGGGCCACTGTTACAGTGGCCTTTTTTTATGTGTAAATATTTGGTTTAAAATTATTTATTTGGCTGAATTGATAAAGTTCAATATAAAACCCTGTTTTTCAAACTGATACGATGTTATTTGTGTTTTAATTGTTATTTTTAGGTTGGAGGGGTTAAGGGAAGGCATTACTTTTCGGTGGTTGCAGTTGATAAAGTTGGCGTTATCGTTCGTTTTATTTATTTATGATATGGAGTTTTTAGATATGATACTGGGTATTGACCCAAATTTTATTGTGATTGGGTTAATTGCAATTTTCTTTTCATTGGAGCAAGTATCCCAATCCCCTGTTAATTTTAAAAAACGGATCCATCACCTATTTCATAATTTACTATTTCAAGTTATTCTTGTTGGCCTAAATGTATTTTTTGTGACATTTCAAGTTTTCTCTATAGAGTGGTTAAATGAGCATCATATTGGACTCTTGTATCTGATAGAACTACCCTTCTGGATTAAGCTTTTTATCTCTGTCGCTTTATATGATATTACAGCATATTGGATACATAGGGGTACGCACGTAATTCCTTTGCTGTGGAGATTTCATAGGGTACACCATAGTGATACCTCAATGGACGCATCAACAGTTTTTAGATTTCACCCATTTGAATTAATATTAGTATTTGGAATGGGGAATATCCTGACTGCTGCACTATTTGGTACTGACGTTCTTTCTATGGCAGTATATTATTTATTTTTATATGTGTTTTTCTTTTTTGAACATGCCAATCTTACCTACCCAAAATGGCTTAATTCAACAATCGGATTGATTTTTGTGATGCCTGATCACCACAGGGTACATCATCAGCAAGACCAATATTATACAGATTCCAATTATGCCGACATATTTATAGTCTGGGACAGGATCTTTGGGACCTTCAAAACTATGCCGGCACAGAAAAATAAATACGGCTTGATGGAGTTTGATGAGGATAAGAAGCAAACATTTCTTTTTTTAATTAAAAGCCCCTTTTTAAATATAAAGAGAATTACAATTGACGGAGAAAAAGGAATAAGCCGGAATAAAAAAACTCCACTCGAGCAACAAAACTCTGACAACTGAATTCTTCAGTTAGCTTAGGGGGCATTTCCTTGGTTTATTTCACTTCCTTATGAAACAGGAAGATATATCTCTGCTTCTTACTTAATAATCTTTCATTCTAGTTCAAGACAATTGCAAAATCTTTTTATCCGGCGACCGCATACCTTAAGGACGATCCGCAATTCGGAGGTTTCTGGGACCTGATGTACGGTGAATACCAGAGGTCTTATGAAAAAATCCTAACTGTGGCAGGAATGACGGACTTGCTGGAGGACAGTCCGCTAAGTAATCAATCCATTGCCATTAGGGAAAGAATTGTTTTACCGTTGATCACCATTCAGCAGTATGCCATTCAGACCATTTTGGACAAAGGCAAAGAAGATACTGCCTTACAAAAGCTGATCCTCAGGACCATGTTTGGTAGAATCCATGTAGCAAGAAATGATGCGTAACGATTAGAACAACATTTTTTTATCTAAAGTAGAGATTGGTTATGGAATAACTCAAGCCAAGGGTTTAAAATCCTAAGTTAGTTTGATATTATCCGTTTTATTAAACGTTTAATAAAACCTTGTTGGATCATAAGTATTCAAACTAAAATATCGTCTTGTAAGCTTAGGCTATGATTTATGTTTTTTATTTAATATTTATTCCTTAGTTTTAATGATAGTTGGAAGTCGAATAAAGTGCGCTGTGTGCTTTAGCCGGATGTTGGGTGCAAGCTTGGGACACTACTAAATTGAAACAGATGAGCTCTAAATTAATTTTTTGATACCCAATAGACTGACTTATAATTTTCATAAAATCAGCATTATATTTAAGAGAAATGATAGACTTTAGTATTAAAACATTAATAATTAAAAAATGGATATTAATGGTTGGCTAACAGTAATCACAGTATTTATGGCTGTCTTTACGTTATTGCCTAAGGAGGATTTATTTCTGCGATTTCAGAGAACAAGTAAGATTTTAATAGTTTTATTTTTGTTAATCAATGTTGTAATTGTTCCTTATTTGCTATTTTTTGAGGAGTTAATTCATCGATTTGGATTTTTCGAACACTTCACTGTTTCTTGGGGATTTGACTCGGAAAATATAGCTTTTGCATTATTCTACATATCTTTCATTTGGCTTTTATTTCGTTTGTTTCTTATTAAATCTAAACCTAAAGCTGATAGAGAATCTATTGACTTTTTCGCCCAATTACTCAATGAAAAGCCATTCGAAGAATTCTTTAAATTATTTACTAAATACACACCTGATAAATACATTTCAGATGATTGGGAAAACTATAAACAATTGCTTTTTAGCCCAAAATTTTTGAATAAGATTTTAGAAAGCAGACCTTCGTACCTCCTACAATTTTGGGGAAAGTTTAATAGTGAAAATGATTTCCAATCAATTTTTCGATTATTCCTTGAAAACCCAAATTCCGTATATTACTCTGAGATAAAAGAACATTGGAATAGTTACAGTTTGCTTGACGACAAACCATTCTTAAACACGATTTTAAAAGAAAATTTACAACAATCAATACATAATGGAATACTTATGGTTTTTTCTGACCATGTTTTACAACATTTACAGTCAGAGCATGGAAAAAAGGGAATTTACAATCAAGAACATTACCATACACGGTTAAAAGAAGAAGAAGGTTTTGATTTACCAATGTACTTTCATATACGTTTCATTGGACTTATGTATTCTTCGGCAATTGAGAATAAAATAGATATTTCAACAATATCTCATAGGTATACAAATATGCAAACCATTTATTCAAGTATTGTGAAGCAAATGGTTAACAATATATTGGTAGTAGAAGAAAACTCTAATAAAGAATATCCCTCAAACTATCATTGGCTTATTAGTGAAATTTTTGATTTACAAAGTAATTGGTTGACGTTATTTAGTGATGAATTTTACGATACACAACGCTATTTTGATGAAAGTAGTAGTTATATTTCTTTTATTCCTTTTTCAATGTCCCTCTGTATGTCGGAATTGTATAGAGGATTAAGTAATGGGAAAATTACTTTAGAATATTTGAATCGTCAAATTTATTATAATATCCTTTCACATTACTATAGCATTAATTTAAATGACTTTATGAGAACAGCAATTGAAGAAAATATTATAGGAAAAATACCTAAAGAACACCTTAAACCAATCCTTAATAATTCTCTTGATAAAAAATTTGCTAAGAATTATAATGACTTAATTGCTGAAAATTTCGGATTGGTAAATGAAAAAGAAAAGGAAATTCTACAAAGATTATTAAGATTTTTAAGGAGCAATGACAAGATATAAATAGCCTGCAGCCAATAACTAAGCATTCTGACGGCTGGAACAGCCTAGTCTGAATGCAGTGTGTGTGCCCAGCATGGGCATCTGGTATCGAAGATACCAAATTATTCCAGAGGGTGAAAGTCCCTTATGTGCGGGAATTAATGTCCCGAAGCATTAGCAAGTCGCAAGGTGGTTTGCCGTGAGGTAAGCACTGAAGGAAGCGAGACTGCAAACCCCGGTTCCAACGAACAGAGCCTGTCCCGATTATCGGGAAACTGGATACGGAGGCCGGTAAGGTAGGATGAGGTAGCACACCATACTGACGTCCAAAGGTTGGGTAACTAACAGGTGTCTTACCGGTAGATCCAGTGGATATTGGGGGAAGGAATATGCCATTACCTGGGGAGGTCTTGGAATAGATTCAGTTTCTATGTGCCAAGAAGTCAGCAGAAGTCATATTAGTTATCGGAAACGAGCTGTAAGAGCTACAGAGGTCTCACTTGATAATGAAGGACTGAACATTGAATCGCGTCTTAATTCGGTTTGGAATGCTGAGAAATTTGTATAGCCTAACCTTAAGCGGACAGACAAGGAAGAGAAAGCAATGATAGCGAAAGTACTACAATCCAAAAATCTTTATAGGGCCTATCGTCAAGTGGTAGGAAACCAAGGGTCTGCAGGAGTAGACGGTATGGAAGTGAATGGTTTGAAGTTCTTTATAGACCAATATAAACCATCTTTAGTAACGGAAATTCTTAGCAGGGAATATGTGCCGAAAGCTATCAGAGGGGTGGAAATCCCCAAGAGTAACAGGAAGACTAGATTACTAGGAATTCCATGTGTTGTGGACAGGTGGCTTCAACAGGGGGTTAGTCAACAACTTGCTGTCCAATTCGAATTAGATTTTGAAGAAGAAAGCTATGGTTTCCGTCCTGGAAAGAATCTTCACGGAGCAGTAACCCAATCTCTTAATAACATCAATGATGGCTATCAGGACATTGTGGATATTGATCTGAAAGGGTTTTTCGATGAAGTACAGCACTACAAACTACTGCAACTAATCTATAATAAAGTAAAATGCCCGACAATCTTGTGGCTGATTCGAAAATTGTTGAGAGCACCGATCCAGATTAATGGGAAGCTGCAC
Protein-coding sequences here:
- the mnhG gene encoding monovalent cation/H(+) antiporter subunit G, whose protein sequence is MNEYLILFLSSLGALFILLAAVGLIRMPDLYLRISVTTKAATLGIGLLLISAAIYFNEIGITSRVLAIITFILLTAPVGAHMIGRASYFSGVKLWSKSKVDDLKGKYHPKTHGLASGIDEIEDKKENEKSN
- a CDS encoding cation:proton antiporter, whose product is MSVYDFLYYIILPVLAISTLLIFIRFLIGPTLSDRVVALDLLLTTGIGIITIYSIYTDQPAFLDIAMIMALIAFLGTVAFSYYLDKREKNE
- a CDS encoding Na+/H+ antiporter subunit E; the protein is MIKTRFLSNLLLSFIWLAVTGTFSFVNFVFGFTLSFFLLWLISRDEQNNRYLSRGPKLIAFIFFFLYELIKANLQVAYDVSTPSYFMKPGIVKIPLDAKTDVEITLLANLITLTPGTLSLDVSDDRKVLYVHAMYVKNKEAFIADIKNGFERKLLEILR
- a CDS encoding proton-conducting transporter transmembrane domain-containing protein is translated as MNNPYIVLPVIFQLLIAILLMFSWSSKNIQKLISVTGSIIALIISLLLLIKVDNEGIQIMQAGGWAAPFGITFVADSFSALLVLLTAIAGLAVSVYSVGSVRNARIKFGYFPIFHLLIMGLSGAFLTGDLFNLYVWFEIIIISSFVLLTIGGEKAQIEGAIKYVTMNLLASVIFLTAIAILYGLTGSLNMADLSLRVAEIENRGLVNVTAILFLVGFGIKSAVFPLYFWLPASYHTPPPAISAIFGGLLTKVGVYAMLRVFTLIFVPDTFLSTVIMVLAIFTILSGGIGALIQNNIRKIFSYLIICHIGFMLAGLGVYSSLAIAGTIFYLVHDIIVKTNLFMVSGLIFKFKGTYSMRLLGGFYKEHPKLSLLMAVPLFSLVGIPPLSGFWGKLLLIQGALDQSNILVVAFIILGSFLTLFVIARMWSEVFWKDGPELPEKKHIKYFNALKPLKRRAMIGSVFFLSIISLGIGFGAEWVMRLSIKIAENLMDPTLYIHAVLGN
- a CDS encoding Na+/H+ antiporter subunit C codes for the protein MEILLVIIIGLLYAAGIYMMLRRSLVKLIIGLILLGNGANLLIFLLGKIVKGKPPIIASSEKMLGEIYADPVPQALILTAIVISFGLQAFAIILIKRAYKVVKTDDLDEMNATDEDL
- a CDS encoding Na+/H+ antiporter subunit B: MKTIIFKTASVYLLPLLLLFSIFILLRGHYLPGGGFVGGLMASIAFVIHSFANGIEKTKNIMSIHPGFLMPVGLLLALASGALPLFFGEAFMTGLWMENAVPVIGSVGTALFFDTGVYLVVIGVTLTIIFTISEGL
- a CDS encoding putative monovalent cation/H+ antiporter subunit A: MLIAVISGFILALVIPLIMGWMKPKSTIWVAILPFSIFGFFLSKLPLILAGETLKVSYQWVPSIGVNLDFNLDGLSYLFVLLISGIGTLVFIYTSSYLKGHQYLDRFYAYLAMFMASMLGLVLSDNIYTLFIFWELTSISSFFLIGFNNDNPASRKSAITALAVTGFGGLFLMAAMVGLGQITGEYQISALAPLAESIQSNDLYGWVLLFLFIAAFTKSAQFPFHFWLPGAMKAPTPVSTYLHSATMVKAGIYLLARFTPVLGNHEWWNSTLIIVGALTMTYAAIHALFRLDLKGILAYSTISALGILVFLIGLGTKEALLAASVFILVHALYKATLFLVTGIIDHETGTRDIRKLGGLNKVMLPVGIAAMLAAISNAGIPPSFGFVGKDLIYDATLGMGDIAWLLTGLAVFTNAALLFAGFLAGIKPFVGKLPEEFKKLHLPGPAMYIPPLLLGVLGILFGLAPGLIEGSIIKPVVQSITGATPDFHLKLWHGINLILLLSAITIGSGTALYFLLKPSEGLLSKVTRFEKISPQSIIVGLSNSFVLLSRQWTKFFQNGYLRYYLITILSFLTILLGYRFFTGVELYVDTAKLTEVTLYEAIVIIIMASAIFFTVFSKSRLTAVASLGVVGYSFCMIFLFYSAPDLAMTQFSIDTLTVILFVLVLYNLPRYLVLSDNNDKIRDGLLALVFGALISVLTLEVMNESVTKEISEYYAKNAYILGKGKNVVNVILVDFRGFDTIVEITVLAIAAIGVFGLLKLHLKSTEKE